From Mannheimia pernigra, one genomic window encodes:
- a CDS encoding aminoacyl-histidine dipeptidase: MSEISTLAPQLLWQWFDKVCAIPHPSYHEEELAEFIVNWAKSKTFFVERDEAGNVLIRKPATVGMENRATIALQAHLDMVPQANASTVHDFKKDPIQPYIDGDWVKAKGTTLGADNGIGLASCLAVLDSDDLAHPTIEVLLTMTEEAGMEGAIGLRPNWLTADMMINTDTEENGEIYIGCAGGENVNITLPVFLVPHQQDSALTVTLKGLQGGHSGCDIHTNRANAIKVFAHILEAAYHEVAFQISAIQGGSVRNAIPREAQATLIVSAKNKEKLTACLTQTAEQLKAELNIAEPNLQCLIEEANIPAQAFDLASTERVIHFLNILPNGVVRNSDVVKNVVETSLSVGVITTEESNINVTILARSLIEGGKAEIRSKIRSLATLVGAEADFSGNYPGWEPNPNSKITPLTKAIYDDILGYESEIKVIHAGLECGLINKIYPNMDFVSIGPTILNAHSPDEKVHIPAVETYWNLLTKLLAQTPEK, translated from the coding sequence ATGTCTGAAATCTCAACTCTCGCCCCTCAACTGCTCTGGCAATGGTTTGATAAAGTATGTGCTATTCCACATCCCTCTTATCACGAAGAGGAACTGGCTGAATTTATTGTGAATTGGGCAAAATCGAAGACGTTTTTTGTTGAGCGTGATGAAGCAGGCAATGTGTTAATTCGCAAGCCTGCAACCGTAGGAATGGAAAATCGTGCAACTATTGCCCTGCAAGCTCACTTAGATATGGTGCCACAAGCCAATGCCAGCACAGTTCACGATTTCAAAAAAGACCCAATCCAGCCTTATATTGATGGCGACTGGGTGAAAGCGAAAGGTACAACACTTGGGGCTGATAACGGCATTGGTTTAGCTTCGTGCTTAGCGGTGTTAGATAGCGATGACTTAGCTCACCCAACCATTGAAGTACTGCTGACAATGACAGAAGAAGCGGGAATGGAAGGGGCGATTGGCTTACGCCCAAATTGGCTTACTGCCGATATGATGATTAATACCGATACCGAAGAAAACGGTGAAATCTATATCGGCTGTGCAGGCGGTGAAAATGTGAATATAACCTTACCCGTTTTTTTAGTGCCACACCAGCAAGATTCTGCACTGACGGTTACGCTTAAAGGCTTGCAAGGCGGACATTCTGGCTGCGATATTCACACTAATCGTGCCAATGCGATTAAGGTTTTTGCTCACATTTTAGAAGCAGCATACCACGAAGTTGCATTTCAGATTTCAGCCATTCAAGGGGGGTCTGTGCGTAATGCCATTCCTCGTGAAGCTCAGGCAACCTTGATTGTTTCTGCAAAAAATAAAGAAAAATTGACCGCTTGTTTAACCCAAACTGCGGAGCAATTAAAGGCTGAACTCAACATTGCAGAGCCAAACTTGCAATGTTTAATTGAAGAGGCGAATATTCCTGCACAGGCATTTGATCTTGCAAGCACGGAGCGTGTAATCCATTTCCTTAACATTCTGCCAAATGGTGTTGTGCGTAACAGCGATGTAGTGAAAAATGTGGTAGAAACCTCATTAAGCGTTGGTGTGATTACCACCGAAGAGAGCAATATAAACGTAACTATTCTCGCTCGCTCATTGATTGAAGGCGGTAAAGCCGAAATTCGTAGTAAAATCCGCTCGTTAGCTACTCTGGTTGGTGCTGAAGCTGATTTTTCGGGCAACTATCCAGGCTGGGAGCCAAATCCAAACTCAAAAATCACGCCATTAACCAAAGCGATTTATGATGATATTTTAGGCTACGAGTCTGAAATTAAGGTTATTCACGCAGGGCTTGAGTGCGGCTTAATCAATAAAATCTATCCAAATATGGATTTTGTGTCGATCGGACCAACCATTCTTAATGCACATTCGCCAGATGAAAAAGTGCATATTCCGGCGGTGGAAACGTATTGGAATCTCTTGACTAAACTCTTAGCTCAAACACCAGAGAAATAA
- the lpxM gene encoding lauroyl-Kdo(2)-lipid IV(A) myristoyltransferase (LpxM is lauroyl-Kdo(2)-lipid IV(A) myristoyltransferase, an enzyme characterized in Escherichia coli and involved in biosynthesis of the form of lipid A found in that species and some closely related species.), translated as MTRITAQDGYTHKFLWSFLQPKYWSIWLSVLGLVILAYVPARIRDKLSTFVGKVAYKYLKKHNKKGYHRAKVNLRYCFPKWGEQKCEDVVEKMFITVAQTMLAIGETAIRPVSYLQKRCEFTGFEHVVKAKESGKNVIMLVPHTWSIDMAGIAMFSLGYPMTSMYNPHRNALVDWLWNMTRERLGGRMHTRQNGIKAFLADVRKGDVGYFLPDEDFGEELSVYTDFFATEKATLPGLNKMARVANAEVIPMFSIYNAEKSKYEMEILPPLEFSGDPVQSAREMNRVIEYFVKKNPEQYVWILRLLKTRRNGEDIYKH; from the coding sequence ATGACAAGAATTACCGCCCAAGACGGTTACACTCACAAATTCCTATGGTCTTTTCTACAGCCTAAATATTGGAGCATCTGGTTAAGTGTATTAGGGCTTGTGATTTTGGCGTATGTGCCAGCACGAATCAGAGATAAATTGTCCACTTTCGTTGGTAAAGTTGCTTATAAATACCTAAAAAAGCACAATAAAAAGGGTTATCACCGAGCAAAAGTAAATTTACGTTACTGCTTTCCCAAATGGGGCGAGCAAAAGTGTGAAGACGTAGTTGAAAAAATGTTCATTACCGTAGCTCAAACAATGCTTGCTATTGGAGAAACAGCAATTCGCCCAGTCTCTTATTTACAAAAACGTTGTGAGTTTACAGGCTTTGAGCACGTAGTAAAAGCCAAAGAAAGTGGTAAAAATGTGATTATGCTTGTGCCACATACTTGGTCTATTGATATGGCTGGAATTGCTATGTTTTCGTTAGGTTACCCGATGACGTCTATGTATAATCCGCACCGCAATGCGTTAGTAGATTGGCTTTGGAATATGACCCGTGAGCGTTTAGGCGGTCGAATGCACACTCGTCAAAATGGTATTAAAGCCTTTTTAGCCGATGTACGTAAAGGCGATGTAGGCTATTTCTTGCCTGATGAAGATTTTGGTGAGGAGCTCAGTGTTTATACGGATTTCTTTGCTACCGAAAAAGCCACACTACCTGGCTTAAATAAAATGGCAAGAGTAGCGAATGCGGAAGTGATCCCAATGTTTTCAATTTATAATGCGGAAAAATCAAAGTATGAAATGGAGATCTTACCGCCACTTGAATTTTCAGGCGATCCGGTGCAATCTGCCCGAGAAATGAATCGAGTGATTGAGTATTTTGTGAAGAAAAACCCAGAACAATATGTTTGGATTTTACGTTTGCTTAAAACCAGACGAAATGGGGAAGATATTTATAAACATTAA
- a CDS encoding electron transport complex subunit E codes for MEKENQIPVTNIEIEPKQKSVWKELFTDGVWKNNSTLVQLLGLCPLLAVSNSVTNALGLGLATMLVLICTNVTVSLFRKITPHDIRIPIYVMIIATVVTAVQLLMNAFAFPVYQSLGIFIPLIVTNCIVIGRAEAYASKNEVKFSVFDGFSMGLGMTLSLVVLGALREIIGNGTLFYGLDLLLGDWAKALYIDVLHIDSGLLIAILPPGAFIGLGIILAVKNIIDKK; via the coding sequence ATGGAAAAAGAAAACCAGATCCCTGTAACTAATATTGAGATAGAGCCTAAACAGAAGAGTGTTTGGAAAGAGCTGTTTACTGATGGTGTATGGAAAAATAATAGTACCTTAGTTCAACTATTGGGGCTTTGCCCATTGCTTGCAGTTTCAAATAGCGTCACTAATGCGTTAGGATTAGGTTTAGCCACTATGTTGGTGCTGATCTGCACTAATGTCACTGTTTCGCTTTTCCGCAAAATTACGCCACATGATATTCGTATTCCGATTTATGTGATGATTATTGCAACAGTGGTAACCGCAGTACAACTTTTAATGAATGCTTTTGCTTTTCCCGTGTATCAATCACTTGGTATTTTTATTCCGTTGATTGTGACCAACTGTATTGTTATCGGGCGAGCAGAAGCCTATGCTTCGAAAAATGAAGTAAAATTCTCCGTCTTTGATGGTTTTTCAATGGGGCTAGGTATGACATTAAGTCTTGTTGTACTCGGTGCATTGCGTGAAATTATCGGTAACGGTACGTTATTTTATGGCTTAGATTTACTACTCGGCGACTGGGCAAAAGCGTTATATATTGATGTATTACATATTGATTCAGGGCTGTTGATTGCGATTTTACCTCCTGGGGCATTTATCGGGCTTGGGATAATATTGGCGGTGAAGAACATTATTGATAAGAAGTGA
- the rsxG gene encoding electron transport complex subunit RsxG, with amino-acid sequence MNISKITLKYALILGLIALLSTAVLTSVYLLTKSRIDDVTAMQQRKLLEEVVPKTYFDNDVLSSCKIIHLENLPHLNHIYLAKKSEKRTAYLIQSTAPDGYSGNIVLLVGIEPNGNVLGVRTIEHKETPGLGDKIETRVSDWILSFTNKHFSLENESEWNVKKDGGEFDQFTGATITPRAVVNNVRQIAKWVVTDLAQNPQMIDQFKDCK; translated from the coding sequence ATGAATATCTCAAAAATCACTTTAAAATATGCCTTAATTTTAGGCTTGATTGCATTGTTAAGCACCGCTGTTTTAACTAGTGTGTATCTGCTCACTAAAAGCAGAATTGATGATGTTACTGCAATGCAACAACGCAAATTACTAGAGGAAGTGGTACCTAAAACTTATTTTGATAATGATGTGCTAAGTAGTTGTAAAATTATTCATCTTGAAAATTTACCCCATTTAAATCATATTTATCTTGCAAAAAAATCGGAAAAACGAACCGCTTACTTAATTCAAAGCACAGCCCCAGATGGCTACTCAGGCAATATTGTGCTGTTGGTAGGCATTGAGCCAAATGGCAATGTGCTAGGTGTACGAACGATTGAACATAAAGAAACACCAGGATTGGGTGATAAAATTGAAACTCGAGTATCAGACTGGATTTTATCTTTTACAAATAAACATTTTAGCTTAGAAAACGAATCAGAGTGGAATGTGAAAAAAGATGGCGGAGAATTTGATCAATTCACAGGTGCGACTATTACCCCTCGTGCAGTGGTCAATAATGTTCGTCAAATTGCAAAATGGGTTGTGACTGACTTGGCACAAAATCCGCAAATGATCGACCAATTTAAAGATTGCAAATAG
- the rsxD gene encoding electron transport complex subunit RsxD: protein MFRVVSSPHTHSSNLTAHIMLWVIAMMLPALGVQLYYFGFGVLIQIMIAVVLAIIIEIGIAKLRKKTTAFYLADISGILTALILAMSIPPYAPYWIIVIGVISSLLLAKHSYGGLGQNLFNPAMVGYALLLVSFPVQMTSWLVPIDLLNEPPTFNDAISLIFSDVTSDGFSLHQLVNSVDGIAQATPLDSMKSSLAKFGFDRVMNTPIFDGLFATGWFQLNIAFLFGGLVLIYKRIIHWQIPASLLVAFFVLSGLTELFTEQAHLHFISHLFSGAMMFGAFFIATDPVSASITPKGKLIFGALVGILLYIIRYYGNYPDAIAFSVLLANICVPLIDHYTQPRIYGTKLDKR from the coding sequence ATGTTTAGAGTAGTTAGTTCCCCACATACCCATTCAAGCAATCTTACCGCACATATTATGTTGTGGGTAATTGCGATGATGTTACCAGCACTTGGCGTTCAACTTTATTATTTTGGTTTTGGGGTACTAATTCAAATAATGATCGCCGTTGTTTTGGCAATTATTATTGAAATTGGGATTGCAAAATTACGTAAAAAAACGACCGCTTTCTATTTGGCGGATATCTCTGGTATTTTGACTGCGTTGATTTTAGCAATGTCGATCCCACCTTATGCACCTTATTGGATTATTGTAATTGGTGTGATTTCGTCATTGTTATTAGCAAAACACAGTTACGGCGGCTTAGGGCAGAATTTGTTTAACCCTGCAATGGTTGGATATGCGTTGCTATTGGTTTCTTTTCCAGTACAGATGACATCTTGGCTTGTGCCAATTGATTTATTAAACGAACCGCCCACATTCAATGATGCGATTTCGTTAATTTTCAGTGATGTTACCAGCGATGGTTTTAGTCTTCATCAATTGGTTAATAGCGTTGATGGGATTGCACAAGCGACACCGTTAGACAGTATGAAAAGCAGTTTGGCAAAGTTCGGTTTTGATAGAGTAATGAACACTCCGATTTTTGATGGATTGTTTGCAACAGGTTGGTTTCAACTTAATATCGCCTTTTTATTCGGTGGGCTTGTGCTGATTTATAAGCGGATTATCCACTGGCAAATTCCTGCTTCTCTACTTGTGGCTTTTTTTGTGTTAAGTGGTCTTACCGAACTCTTTACTGAACAAGCACATTTGCATTTTATAAGCCATCTATTTAGCGGGGCAATGATGTTCGGTGCGTTTTTCATTGCAACCGATCCTGTAAGTGCTTCTATTACACCAAAAGGAAAGTTAATTTTCGGTGCTTTAGTGGGAATTTTGCTTTATATCATTCGCTATTACGGCAATTACCCCGATGCAATCGCCTTTTCCGTTTTATTGGCGAATATTTGCGTGCCATTAATCGATCATTACACACAGCCAAGAATTTATGGCACAAAATTGGATAAAAGATAA
- a CDS encoding trimeric intracellular cation channel family protein translates to MFSELIPPLPWSFLFIQDLIGTIVFAISGAIAARQHKMDIFGMFILAFVTGVGGGTLRDMMIGSTPVFWMKQPIYVLMITLAVVITAIFRNQISRKSWQTSLLVFDAIGLGVFTVIGVQKGLDFGLHPLICVALGGVTGCFGGVIRDILRNEVPIVLQKEVYVTVSLIGGVIFVTANSFGLESDWVYLSTVFTVIIIRLLAIRFNLNLPKL, encoded by the coding sequence ATGTTTAGCGAACTAATCCCTCCCTTGCCTTGGTCGTTCCTGTTTATTCAGGATTTAATTGGCACGATTGTGTTTGCGATTTCGGGGGCAATCGCTGCTCGCCAGCACAAAATGGATATTTTCGGTATGTTTATTTTGGCATTTGTTACGGGTGTTGGCGGTGGTACGTTACGAGATATGATGATTGGATCAACCCCCGTGTTTTGGATGAAACAGCCGATTTATGTGTTGATGATTACCCTCGCGGTGGTCATTACCGCCATTTTCCGTAATCAAATTTCCCGTAAAAGCTGGCAGACCAGTTTATTGGTCTTTGATGCAATTGGGCTTGGTGTATTTACCGTAATAGGTGTGCAAAAAGGCTTAGATTTTGGGCTACATCCATTAATTTGTGTGGCACTGGGTGGCGTAACAGGCTGTTTTGGCGGAGTCATTCGAGATATTTTACGAAACGAAGTACCAATTGTGTTGCAAAAAGAAGTTTATGTTACCGTAAGCTTGATTGGCGGTGTGATTTTTGTAACAGCGAATTCATTTGGATTGGAAAGTGATTGGGTGTATTTGTCCACTGTTTTCACCGTCATTATTATCCGCTTGTTGGCGATTCGTTTTAATCTGAATTTGCCGAAATTGTAA